A section of the Rummeliibacillus pycnus genome encodes:
- a CDS encoding D-alanyl-D-alanine carboxypeptidase family protein — translation MRRWIGVVLSCIIVLMPFEKTAEAATSSYAVIDADTGRLLMGMNEHERLPIASLTKMWTAFVAIKEADLNTETTISKKATLSEGSSIYLVEGEKTTLKTLLNGLLLRSGNDAATAIAEEVGGSVGGFVKLMNDYAILYGLSDTYFENPSGLHHEKHLSSAYDTAQMLRIGMMDEKFKKIATAKYYKNDLQNPTVWKNKHKLLHYNKYAIAGKTGFTKVAGRTLATYFEKDGKRVIVVTLNESNDWEVHASFAESAFQKYDKRLLAKQGLYQVRDDLQVELDHPVYALISREEEKKVKSILRMPRIAQGDIGVWSFYLDGQPLIEEPVHMIWK, via the coding sequence TTGCGTCGATGGATTGGTGTTGTATTGAGTTGTATTATTGTATTAATGCCATTTGAAAAAACAGCAGAAGCAGCTACAAGTTCCTATGCAGTAATTGATGCAGATACAGGAAGATTGTTAATGGGCATGAATGAACACGAAAGACTACCAATCGCTAGTCTAACCAAAATGTGGACTGCTTTTGTTGCGATTAAAGAAGCAGATTTAAACACTGAAACAACGATCTCAAAAAAAGCAACATTAAGTGAGGGTTCTTCAATATATCTTGTTGAAGGTGAAAAGACTACGTTAAAAACATTACTAAACGGTTTACTTTTGCGATCGGGTAACGATGCTGCTACAGCAATTGCAGAAGAAGTAGGTGGTTCAGTAGGAGGATTTGTAAAATTGATGAATGACTATGCGATTTTATATGGTTTATCGGATACTTATTTTGAAAATCCATCAGGTCTCCATCATGAAAAGCATTTATCATCTGCATATGACACAGCTCAAATGTTAAGAATTGGTATGATGGATGAAAAGTTCAAGAAAATAGCTACTGCAAAATATTACAAAAATGATTTGCAAAATCCCACTGTTTGGAAAAATAAACACAAACTTCTACATTACAATAAATATGCAATTGCTGGTAAAACAGGTTTCACAAAAGTTGCAGGTCGTACGCTCGCAACTTATTTTGAAAAAGATGGTAAGCGAGTAATTGTTGTAACATTGAATGAGTCAAATGACTGGGAAGTACATGCAAGCTTTGCAGAAAGTGCCTTTCAAAAATATGATAAGAGATTATTGGCAAAACAGGGGTTATATCAAGTAAGAGATGATTTACAAGTTGAATTGGATCATCCTGTTTATGCACTGATTTCAAGAGAAGAAGAAAAAAAGGTGAAATCCATCTTAAGAATGCCACGGATTGCACAAGGTGATATCGGAGTTTGGTCGTTTTATCTCGACGGACAACCCTTAATTGAAGAACCTGTTCACATGATTTGGAAGTAA
- the scpB gene encoding SMC-Scp complex subunit ScpB: protein MNNLSRLMSKIESLLFVIGEDGLTIQQLSMITETNEEEISEALQQMMVNYEEQENRGIMIKELAGTFQLISNPEHADLIQKLVENPPSQSLSQASLEVLAIIAYKQPITRVEIDDLRGVKSERALHTLSARGLVHEVGRAEGTGRAILYGTTKEFLNYFGMKNINELPELPEKGVAELDEQPDLFMSKFQEAFQEPQTE from the coding sequence ATGAACAACTTGAGTCGATTGATGAGCAAAATTGAGAGTCTTCTTTTCGTCATCGGAGAAGACGGATTAACAATCCAACAGCTTTCAATGATAACGGAAACAAATGAAGAAGAAATCTCAGAAGCCTTACAACAAATGATGGTAAATTATGAAGAACAAGAAAACAGAGGAATCATGATAAAAGAATTGGCAGGTACTTTCCAACTTATTTCCAATCCTGAACATGCAGATTTGATCCAAAAATTAGTAGAAAATCCTCCGAGTCAATCATTATCACAAGCATCACTTGAAGTATTAGCGATAATAGCATATAAACAACCAATTACACGTGTAGAAATTGATGATTTAAGAGGTGTAAAAAGTGAAAGAGCGTTACATACTTTAAGTGCAAGAGGTTTAGTACATGAAGTTGGGCGAGCTGAAGGTACTGGCCGTGCCATTTTATATGGTACAACAAAAGAATTCTTGAATTATTTTGGTATGAAGAATATTAACGAATTGCCTGAACTTCCAGAAAAGGGAGTTGCTGAATTAGACGAACAGCCAGATTTGTTTATGTCTAAGTTCCAAGAAGCATTTCAAGAACCTCAAACAGAATGA
- a CDS encoding segregation/condensation protein A, which yields MSYEVKLEAFEGPLDLLLHLIHRLEIDIYDIPMAELTAQYMEHIQAMQVLELNEASEYLVMAATLLAIKSKMLLPIHEGELDDEEFEVDEPDPRDELVARLIEYRKFKEAAINLKEMETTRTKYFTRPPADLSEYMPDEQLVLFDTSVNVYDLVAAFQKMLNRKRLKAPLTTKVTKQDISIKDQMRSVIGVLKSFHGRADFFDLFPYEDKGTLVVTFLSLLELMKRQVVAVEQENNFADLTVILRKEEITDEQLESIDEQN from the coding sequence ATGTCGTATGAAGTAAAATTAGAGGCTTTTGAAGGTCCTCTCGATTTATTATTACATTTAATCCATCGTTTGGAAATTGATATATATGACATCCCTATGGCCGAGCTTACTGCACAGTATATGGAGCATATTCAAGCGATGCAAGTTTTAGAGCTTAATGAAGCAAGCGAATATTTAGTAATGGCAGCTACATTGCTGGCCATTAAAAGTAAAATGCTATTGCCAATTCACGAAGGGGAGCTTGATGATGAAGAATTTGAAGTAGATGAACCAGACCCTCGTGATGAACTTGTAGCAAGATTAATAGAATATCGGAAATTTAAAGAAGCAGCTATAAATTTAAAAGAAATGGAAACAACCCGTACAAAATATTTTACAAGACCTCCAGCAGATTTATCCGAATATATGCCTGATGAACAATTAGTATTGTTTGATACTTCTGTGAATGTCTACGATTTGGTAGCAGCATTTCAAAAAATGCTAAACCGCAAAAGGTTAAAAGCACCGCTTACAACAAAAGTAACAAAGCAAGACATATCCATCAAAGACCAAATGCGATCAGTTATTGGTGTGTTAAAATCATTCCATGGACGTGCAGATTTCTTTGATTTATTTCCTTATGAAGATAAGGGAACACTTGTTGTAACGTTTTTATCTCTTTTAGAACTTATGAAGCGGCAAGTGGTAGCCGTTGAACAAGAAAATAATTTTGCGGATTTAACGGTGATTTTACGGAAGGAAGAAATAACAGATGAACAACTTGAGTCGATTGATGAGCAAAATTGA
- a CDS encoding DUF309 domain-containing protein, whose translation MHPMHHPLFIQFLAYFNGNQDYFECHEVLEEYWKEVAPREKIHPLTGWIQLATGLYHWRRGNFKGAHTILKKAERTLTASIYGPFLEEINTLNLLNQLHLAQKKVNNHDPYQSWYIEITSPILKSKVDDFIASLPPSDSNFIQNKHMLRDRSDILFARQQKRRSRH comes from the coding sequence ATGCATCCAATGCATCACCCTTTATTTATCCAATTTCTTGCTTATTTCAACGGCAATCAAGATTATTTTGAATGCCATGAAGTTTTAGAGGAGTATTGGAAAGAGGTAGCTCCACGAGAAAAAATACACCCACTTACAGGATGGATACAATTAGCAACTGGTCTTTATCATTGGAGACGTGGAAATTTTAAAGGGGCACATACTATTTTAAAAAAGGCAGAACGTACATTAACTGCTTCTATATATGGTCCGTTCTTAGAAGAAATTAATACGTTAAATTTGTTAAATCAACTACATCTAGCTCAAAAAAAAGTAAATAATCATGACCCTTATCAATCTTGGTATATTGAGATAACCTCTCCAATTTTAAAATCAAAAGTAGATGACTTTATAGCCTCTTTGCCTCCATCGGATTCGAATTTTATACAAAATAAACATATGCTTAGAGATCGTTCAGATATTCTATTCGCACGTCAACAAAAAAGAAGAAGCAGACATTAA
- a CDS encoding GNAT family N-acetyltransferase yields MLCRYKKAYEKIAMGLLSFMPDHKDVKKLQETICQYNSDPNWQLFLWKQAEDTIGLVGVEIKDSQWIVRHISVDPSHRGEGLGVEMIRQLSEMDVCGSIEPDSLTEPFIQKCLTMLEEADKKY; encoded by the coding sequence ATGTTATGTCGTTATAAGAAAGCATACGAAAAAATTGCAATGGGACTCTTGTCCTTTATGCCTGATCATAAAGACGTAAAAAAGCTACAAGAGACGATTTGTCAATATAATTCTGATCCAAACTGGCAACTGTTTTTATGGAAACAAGCAGAAGATACTATCGGTCTAGTTGGTGTAGAGATCAAAGATAGTCAATGGATTGTTAGACATATATCAGTAGACCCTTCTCATCGTGGTGAAGGTCTTGGAGTAGAAATGATTCGACAGCTTTCAGAGATGGATGTATGTGGTTCAATCGAACCTGATTCTTTAACTGAACCATTTATCCAAAAATGTCTAACGATGTTAGAAGAAGCAGACAAAAAGTATTAA
- the lysA gene encoding diaminopimelate decarboxylase, which yields MHLYGTQTITDNDHLSIGGVDTIELANIYGTPLFVYDLALFRKRARGFIDTFKKASVSAQVAYASKAFSSVAIYQVATQEGLSVDVVSGGELFTAIQAGFPSEKIHFHGNNKSLQELEFAFESKIGCIVIDNFYEIDVLKKLSTQRKQKMHVLIRVTPGVEAHTHDFITTGQSDSKFGFDLNNGQADAAFKELFNDPFLELQGMHCHIGSQIFDTAAFRLAAKKLADKMGEWQEKYQFHTTVLNLGGGFGIRYTDEDEPLEPAIYVDDMIKTVKEEAKKLNIPMPEIWIEPGRSLVGDAGTTLYTIGSQKEVPNTRKYLAVDGGMSDNIRPALYDAKYNAVIANKMSQPTTETYTIAGKLCESGDKLIENINLPEAKPNDILATFCTGAYGYSMASNYNRIPRPAVVFVENGEHQLAVKRESYEDLVKLDLPLTIGRG from the coding sequence ATGCATTTATACGGAACACAAACAATTACAGATAATGACCATTTATCTATCGGTGGTGTAGATACTATAGAATTAGCTAACATATATGGAACGCCACTTTTTGTTTATGACCTCGCATTATTTAGAAAAAGAGCGCGTGGCTTTATCGATACGTTTAAAAAGGCTTCCGTTTCAGCACAAGTTGCATATGCTAGTAAAGCCTTTTCAAGTGTTGCGATTTATCAAGTTGCTACACAAGAAGGATTATCTGTTGACGTAGTTTCAGGTGGAGAGTTATTTACTGCAATACAAGCAGGATTCCCAAGCGAAAAAATCCATTTTCATGGAAATAATAAGAGCTTACAAGAATTAGAATTTGCATTTGAATCTAAAATTGGATGTATTGTGATAGATAATTTTTATGAAATTGATGTATTGAAAAAATTATCTACACAAAGAAAACAAAAAATGCATGTACTAATTCGAGTAACTCCTGGTGTAGAAGCCCATACACATGATTTTATTACTACTGGTCAATCAGATTCAAAATTTGGTTTTGATTTAAATAATGGTCAAGCTGATGCTGCCTTCAAAGAGTTATTCAATGATCCATTTTTAGAATTACAAGGAATGCATTGCCATATTGGTTCTCAAATTTTTGATACAGCAGCATTTCGCTTAGCTGCTAAAAAGCTTGCGGATAAAATGGGAGAATGGCAAGAAAAATATCAATTCCACACGACTGTGTTAAATTTAGGTGGAGGATTTGGGATTCGTTATACGGATGAAGATGAGCCATTAGAACCTGCTATATATGTCGATGATATGATTAAAACAGTGAAAGAAGAAGCAAAAAAGTTAAATATACCGATGCCAGAAATTTGGATTGAACCAGGACGTTCATTAGTGGGTGATGCAGGTACAACTCTATATACAATAGGTTCACAAAAAGAAGTCCCAAATACACGTAAGTATTTGGCAGTTGATGGAGGTATGTCTGATAATATCAGACCTGCTCTATATGACGCTAAATATAATGCGGTTATTGCTAACAAAATGTCACAACCTACTACAGAGACTTACACGATTGCCGGAAAATTATGTGAATCTGGTGATAAACTAATTGAAAACATTAATCTTCCAGAAGCAAAGCCAAACGATATTCTTGCGACATTTTGTACGGGTGCATATGGTTATTCTATGGCGAGTAACTATAATCGAATACCTAGACCAGCTGTTGTATTCGTTGAAAACGGTGAACATCAGTTAGCTGTCAAACGTGAAAGTTATGAAGACCTTGTAAAGCTAGACCTTCCGTTAACAATTGGAAGGGGGTAA
- a CDS encoding spore germination protein, producing MSNSTNSETQAIFQSNEAAEAFMISQFGKSESFDINMKYIHVHNMDVFTININGLIDSQNYTRLLTAIQPTSVYERDKFSSGRAKLEIKQDKDELHESKSDEEQGPSKKESVQAEADYFFESFPFFSWELQTSKDKLLTAIMSGQVAFITPSGIAITADLRNYPGRNPEEPDNEKVIRGSRDGFTENIILNSALIRRRIRDTSLRFELHQVTEKSRMDLAIVYLKEIVNEEHLNYIRERLKKIEHDGLTMADKSLEEWLIKQRYHPLPFVRYSERPDIVAAHILEGHIAIVVDTSPSVILVPVTLFHHLQHAEEYRQAPAIGTVVRFLRFFGVFLSFFILPLWFLLVKHPEYVPSFMDFIGLNKKTSVPLLVQILVADIGIEYLRLAAIHTPTPLSTAMGLIAGIIIGQIAINVGLFSAEVVLYTAVSAIFTFAIPSYELSVSVKIFRILLLLLTAAFGVNGFFIGILGTVWYMASLKPMKVPYLWPLIPFFPNAFAHVLIRYPMTNDAPRPFIVGAKDRKRS from the coding sequence ATGAGTAATAGTACTAACAGTGAAACACAAGCAATTTTTCAAAGTAACGAAGCAGCAGAAGCTTTCATGATTTCCCAATTTGGGAAAAGTGAAAGCTTCGATATTAATATGAAATATATTCATGTTCATAATATGGATGTTTTTACGATAAATATTAACGGTTTAATCGATAGTCAAAATTACACTCGATTATTAACAGCAATCCAGCCGACATCTGTATATGAAAGAGATAAATTTTCGTCAGGAAGAGCTAAATTAGAAATAAAACAAGATAAAGATGAATTACATGAGTCTAAATCAGATGAGGAACAGGGACCATCAAAGAAAGAAAGTGTCCAAGCTGAGGCAGATTATTTCTTTGAGTCCTTTCCGTTTTTTTCTTGGGAGTTGCAAACTTCAAAAGATAAATTATTAACTGCTATTATGAGTGGACAAGTAGCTTTTATAACACCTTCTGGTATCGCAATCACAGCCGATTTAAGAAATTATCCAGGGAGAAATCCTGAGGAACCAGACAACGAGAAAGTTATTCGAGGATCAAGGGATGGTTTTACAGAAAATATTATTTTAAATTCTGCTCTTATTCGTAGAAGAATCCGTGATACATCATTACGCTTTGAGTTACATCAAGTGACGGAAAAAAGCCGAATGGATTTAGCAATTGTCTATTTGAAAGAAATTGTCAATGAAGAGCATTTAAATTATATAAGGGAACGCTTAAAGAAAATTGAACACGATGGACTGACGATGGCAGATAAATCATTAGAAGAATGGTTAATCAAACAACGCTATCATCCGTTACCATTTGTACGATATAGTGAAAGACCTGATATTGTGGCAGCGCATATATTAGAAGGACATATTGCAATTGTTGTTGACACCTCTCCTTCTGTTATATTAGTGCCAGTGACTCTTTTTCATCATTTGCAACATGCTGAAGAGTATAGACAGGCACCTGCAATTGGAACGGTCGTAAGATTTCTACGCTTTTTTGGAGTTTTTCTTAGCTTTTTCATACTACCACTTTGGTTTCTGCTTGTTAAACATCCCGAATATGTCCCTTCATTTATGGACTTTATAGGTCTCAATAAAAAAACCTCTGTCCCTCTCCTTGTACAAATTCTGGTAGCAGATATTGGTATAGAATATTTGAGATTAGCAGCTATCCATACGCCAACGCCTTTGTCGACGGCAATGGGACTTATAGCAGGTATCATTATTGGGCAAATTGCCATAAACGTAGGACTGTTTTCTGCGGAGGTTGTCCTTTATACAGCGGTTTCTGCTATTTTCACTTTTGCGATCCCATCGTATGAACTGAGTGTATCCGTTAAGATTTTCAGAATCTTATTATTGTTACTAACAGCCGCCTTTGGAGTCAATGGTTTCTTTATTGGTATTTTAGGTACAGTATGGTATATGGCTTCGTTAAAACCAATGAAAGTGCCGTATTTATGGCCACTTATTCCATTCTTCCCAAATGCTTTCGCACATGTACTAATACGATATCCAATGACAAATGATGCACCAAGACCATTTATTGTTGGAGCTAAGGATCGAAAACGTTCATGA
- a CDS encoding SigF/SigG family RNA polymerase sporulation sigma factor — MTSNPQASKELLTQERMRELIELAQAGDEAARKEMVEGNTRLVWSIVQRFTSRGADLEDLFQIGCIGLMKSVDKFDLSYPVKFSTYAVPMIIGEIQRFLRDDGMVKVSRSIRELNYKIRHATDDFLKDNERPPTIQELATILDVPIDDITMASDALRDPASLHEQIFESDGDPISLMDQMKDERSEKPFEHIPLKDMLERLGKREQSVIYLRYYLDCTQSDIAERLGISQVQVSRLEKRILAQLKIWLTDQQYEQLIKVADHE, encoded by the coding sequence ATGACATCAAACCCGCAAGCGTCAAAAGAATTACTGACACAGGAAAGAATGAGAGAACTTATTGAATTAGCGCAGGCAGGGGATGAAGCGGCGAGAAAAGAAATGGTAGAGGGAAATACCAGACTTGTATGGTCAATTGTTCAGCGTTTTACTTCAAGGGGTGCCGATTTAGAAGATCTTTTTCAAATAGGATGTATTGGACTGATGAAATCTGTTGATAAATTTGATTTATCTTATCCAGTGAAATTTTCAACATATGCTGTACCAATGATTATTGGTGAAATTCAAAGGTTTCTTCGTGATGATGGGATGGTTAAAGTTAGTCGTTCAATACGAGAGTTGAATTATAAAATCCGTCATGCTACAGACGATTTTCTAAAAGATAATGAGAGACCCCCAACAATTCAAGAATTGGCAACAATACTTGATGTGCCAATTGATGATATTACTATGGCTAGTGATGCTTTGCGTGATCCCGCATCGCTTCATGAGCAAATTTTTGAAAGTGATGGTGATCCAATAAGTTTAATGGATCAAATGAAAGATGAGCGATCAGAAAAGCCATTTGAACATATTCCGTTAAAAGATATGCTCGAAAGACTAGGTAAACGTGAACAGTCTGTCATTTATTTACGCTATTATCTCGACTGTACGCAAAGTGATATTGCTGAAAGATTAGGTATTTCACAAGTTCAAGTCTCACGTCTAGAAAAGCGAATTTTAGCACAACTGAAAATTTGGCTTACAGATCAGCAATATGAACAATTGATAAAGGTGGCAGATCATGAGTAA
- the spoIIAB gene encoding anti-sigma F factor: MDNEMTLSFLAISDNEALARIAITSFLAVLDPTIEELSEIKTVVSEAVTNSIIHGYDENPNGIVTVQASRQGREVTITILDQGVGIENVKQAMEPLYTTKPMLERSGMGFTIMESFTDQLAVQSEPGKGTAVTFKKQFQPVQEPLYVR, from the coding sequence ATGGATAATGAAATGACACTATCATTCTTAGCAATTAGTGATAATGAAGCACTTGCTAGAATTGCAATAACAAGTTTTCTAGCTGTTTTAGATCCGACAATAGAAGAATTATCAGAAATTAAAACAGTTGTCTCTGAGGCTGTAACAAATTCAATTATTCATGGATATGATGAAAATCCAAATGGTATTGTTACAGTGCAGGCTTCACGCCAAGGAAGAGAAGTAACGATTACAATTTTAGATCAAGGCGTTGGTATTGAAAATGTAAAACAAGCTATGGAACCACTATATACGACAAAACCAATGCTAGAAAGATCAGGTATGGGTTTTACAATAATGGAAAGTTTCACGGATCAACTAGCTGTGCAATCAGAACCAGGGAAAGGAACGGCCGTCACCTTTAAGAAACAATTTCAACCAGTACAAGAGCCGCTTTATGTAAGGTGA
- a CDS encoding STAS domain-containing protein, with the protein MQHHIEITSEKIAIIRLKGELDHHAARHIREDISQAIYSGYVQDIIWNLEGLQFMDSAGVGLILGRMRDLQVQNGRTLIIKPSSTMEKIFQFSGLGKYIWHESEQEAIQSLGGILHG; encoded by the coding sequence ATGCAGCACCATATTGAAATTACTTCAGAAAAAATTGCGATTATCAGATTAAAAGGAGAACTAGATCATCATGCAGCTCGCCATATCCGAGAAGATATTTCGCAAGCTATTTACAGTGGATATGTACAAGATATTATTTGGAATCTAGAGGGGTTACAGTTTATGGATAGTGCAGGAGTAGGGTTAATCTTAGGTAGGATGAGAGACCTACAAGTACAGAATGGTCGTACTTTAATCATCAAACCTTCTTCAACTATGGAGAAAATTTTTCAGTTTTCAGGATTAGGAAAATATATCTGGCATGAATCAGAGCAAGAAGCCATCCAAAGTTTAGGGGGGATTCTTCATGGATAA
- a CDS encoding pyrimidine-nucleoside phosphorylase, translating to MRMVDIIEKKRDGYELTSEEIHFFVEGYTNGSIPDYQASSLAMAIYFQDMTDRERADLTMAMVQSGDQIDLSGIEGVKVDKHSTGGVGDTTTLVLGPLVAAVGVPVAKMSGRGLGHTGGTIDKLESIEGFHVELTTDQFTKQVNDIKLAVIGQSGNLTPADKKLYALRDVTGTVPSIPLIASSIMSKKIAAGADAIVLDVKTGDGAFMKTVEDSKKLAHAMVQIGKNVGRNTMAIISDMNQPLGYAIGNALEVKEAIETLSGKGPKDLTELCLTLGSQMVVLGGHAKTIEEARKELEEVIANGAALEVFKKFIKGQGGNPAVVDDLSLLPQAKYTFEVPAKEPGFVSHIVADEIGTAAMLLGAGRATKESEIDLAVGLVLRKKVGEAVQAGESLVTIYSNREDVKEVMDKIYANIEVSTEKVNAPKLIEAIITE from the coding sequence ATGAGAATGGTTGATATTATTGAGAAAAAGCGTGATGGATATGAATTAACGAGTGAAGAAATTCACTTTTTTGTAGAAGGTTATACAAATGGTTCAATTCCTGATTATCAAGCAAGTAGTCTGGCAATGGCTATTTATTTCCAAGATATGACGGATCGTGAACGTGCTGATCTTACAATGGCAATGGTACAATCAGGTGATCAAATTGATCTGTCAGGAATAGAGGGTGTAAAGGTAGATAAGCATTCAACAGGTGGTGTAGGTGATACAACAACGCTTGTACTAGGGCCTCTAGTTGCTGCAGTAGGTGTTCCTGTTGCAAAGATGAGTGGTCGCGGATTAGGTCACACAGGTGGGACAATCGATAAATTAGAGTCTATTGAAGGTTTCCATGTAGAACTTACTACTGATCAATTTACTAAACAAGTAAATGACATAAAATTAGCTGTTATCGGTCAAAGTGGTAACTTAACACCTGCTGATAAAAAATTATACGCATTACGTGATGTAACAGGTACAGTACCAAGTATACCTTTGATTGCAAGTTCTATTATGAGTAAAAAAATTGCTGCTGGTGCAGATGCCATCGTTTTAGATGTTAAAACAGGTGACGGCGCATTTATGAAAACAGTGGAAGATTCAAAAAAACTTGCTCATGCTATGGTTCAAATTGGTAAAAATGTCGGACGAAACACAATGGCAATTATTTCTGATATGAACCAACCTCTAGGTTACGCAATCGGAAATGCATTAGAAGTAAAAGAAGCAATCGAAACATTAAGTGGAAAAGGACCAAAAGACTTAACAGAACTTTGTCTAACATTAGGTTCACAAATGGTTGTACTTGGTGGTCATGCAAAAACAATCGAAGAAGCTCGTAAAGAGCTAGAAGAAGTCATTGCAAATGGTGCTGCTTTAGAAGTATTTAAAAAGTTCATCAAAGGTCAAGGGGGTAACCCTGCGGTAGTGGATGACCTATCATTACTTCCACAAGCCAAATATACATTTGAAGTACCTGCAAAAGAACCAGGCTTTGTTAGTCATATTGTTGCAGATGAAATTGGTACTGCCGCAATGTTATTAGGCGCAGGACGAGCAACAAAAGAATCTGAAATTGATCTAGCGGTTGGATTAGTTCTTCGCAAAAAAGTAGGAGAAGCTGTACAAGCTGGTGAATCACTCGTTACCATTTATTCAAATCGTGAAGATGTAAAAGAAGTAATGGATAAAATTTACGCAAATATTGAGGTTTCTACCGAAAAGGTAAATGCACCTAAATTGATTGAAGCTATCATTACAGAATAG
- the deoB gene encoding phosphopentomutase, which translates to MNIKPFKRIHVIVMDSVGIGEAPDAAKFNDVGADTLGHIAHEMKGLSMPNMQRLGYTNIRGLIGLEDLKGMKSVERPEAHYGYMQEASVGKDTMTGHWEIMGLNINKPFKVYPNGFPQSLIDELEERTGRKVLCNKPASGTQVIEDFGKEHMATGAIIVYTSADPVLQIAAHEDVIPLEELYKICEIAREITLKPEYLVGRVIARPFVGEPGNFTRTSNRHDYALKPFGRTVMNELKDAGLDVIALGKISDIYNGEGVTEAIRTKDNTDGMDQLVKVVKKDFHGLSFLNLVDFDAKYGHRRNPIGYGEALEEFDQRLPEVLELMDEDDLLMITADHGNDPTFPGTDHTREFVPLIAFSPRFKEGKALPKMNTFASLGATVAENFGVELPEYGKSFLQLLK; encoded by the coding sequence ATGAACATAAAACCGTTTAAACGTATTCACGTAATCGTTATGGACTCAGTTGGTATTGGCGAAGCTCCAGATGCGGCTAAATTTAATGATGTTGGTGCTGACACACTTGGACATATTGCTCATGAAATGAAAGGGCTATCAATGCCAAATATGCAACGTCTTGGCTACACAAATATTCGAGGCTTAATTGGACTTGAAGATCTTAAAGGTATGAAATCCGTTGAAAGACCAGAAGCACATTATGGTTATATGCAAGAGGCTTCAGTAGGTAAAGATACAATGACAGGTCACTGGGAAATTATGGGCCTTAATATAAACAAACCTTTTAAAGTCTATCCCAATGGTTTCCCACAATCATTAATTGATGAACTAGAAGAACGTACGGGACGTAAAGTACTATGTAACAAGCCAGCATCAGGTACACAAGTTATCGAAGACTTTGGTAAAGAACACATGGCAACAGGGGCGATTATTGTTTATACATCTGCTGACCCTGTACTACAAATCGCAGCACATGAGGATGTTATACCTCTTGAAGAATTATATAAAATCTGTGAAATTGCACGTGAAATTACTTTAAAACCCGAATACCTAGTAGGACGTGTAATTGCACGTCCATTTGTAGGGGAACCTGGGAACTTTACTCGTACCTCTAACCGTCATGATTATGCGTTAAAACCATTTGGTCGTACAGTAATGAATGAGTTAAAAGATGCTGGATTAGATGTTATTGCATTAGGGAAAATTTCTGATATTTATAATGGTGAAGGTGTAACGGAAGCAATTCGAACAAAAGACAATACTGATGGCATGGATCAACTAGTAAAAGTTGTGAAAAAAGATTTTCATGGTCTATCCTTCTTAAACCTTGTAGATTTTGATGCAAAATATGGTCACCGTCGTAACCCAATAGGTTATGGTGAAGCCCTTGAAGAATTTGATCAACGTCTTCCTGAGGTCTTAGAATTAATGGATGAAGATGATTTACTAATGATCACAGCCGACCATGGTAATGATCCAACATTCCCAGGAACTGATCACACTCGTGAGTTCGTTCCATTGATTGCGTTTTCACCACGATTTAAAGAAGGAAAAGCACTTCCAAAAATGAACACATTTGCATCACTTGGTGCAACAGTTGCTGAAAATTTTGGGGTTGAATTGCCTGAATACGGTAAAAGCTTTTTGCAACTTTTAAAATAA